The Spirochaetota bacterium genome includes a region encoding these proteins:
- the folK gene encoding 2-amino-4-hydroxy-6-hydroxymethyldihydropteridine diphosphokinase, which yields MKEFYYVTLSLGSNTNNAKHYLNLAFKALQSYFEIVDNTGILKSEPFGYKDQNDFYNALLIIKTKYLPGKLLKILQNIERKLNKNKNKNIFWGERIIDIDIIKFEDFNIFSNNLTIPHPGLRDRKYLKILMEKLNKIELLKS from the coding sequence ATGAAAGAATTTTATTATGTAACTTTATCCCTTGGTTCTAATACTAATAATGCAAAGCATTATTTAAATTTAGCTTTTAAAGCATTACAAAGTTATTTTGAAATAGTTGATAATACTGGAATATTAAAAAGTGAACCTTTTGGATATAAAGATCAAAATGATTTTTATAATGCCCTTTTAATCATAAAGACTAAATATTTACCTGGCAAATTATTAAAAATATTACAAAATATTGAAAGAAAGTTAAATAAAAATAAGAATAAAAATATTTTCTGGGGTGAAAGAATTATAGATATAGACATAATTAAATTCGAAGATTTTAATATATTTTCTAACAATTTAACTATTCCTCATCCTGGCTTAAGAGATAGAAAATATTTAAAAATATTAATGGAGAAGTTAAATAAAATTGAATTACTAAAAAGCTAA
- the panC gene encoding pantoate--beta-alanine ligase, producing MKVIKDIKEMKEYINNLKKNYNSIGFVPTMGALHEGHLSLIRRARNENDIVIVSIFVNPLQFGPNEDYNKYPRTFDSDSYLCEKEKVDIIFAPDENKFYEKEHLTYVYVNELSNYLCGKSRPGHFQGVCTVVNKLFNIIKPTRAYFGKKDYQQLIIIKKMVEDLSMDIEIISCNIVRELDGLALSSRNKYLSDDERLEALNIYKSLKYAKDKILNGEKNSDIIKKDIENILKSGKKTKIDYIEIVDKYSLKPKVLIDKDTLIAIACFVGSTRLIDNILIEDFIN from the coding sequence TTGAAAGTTATAAAAGATATTAAAGAAATGAAAGAATATATTAATAATTTAAAAAAAAATTATAACTCTATAGGTTTTGTTCCAACAATGGGAGCTTTGCATGAAGGTCATCTTTCTTTAATAAGAAGAGCTAGAAATGAAAATGACATAGTTATAGTTTCTATATTTGTAAATCCTTTACAATTTGGACCAAATGAAGATTATAATAAATATCCTAGGACTTTTGATTCTGATTCATATTTGTGTGAAAAAGAAAAAGTAGATATTATATTTGCACCAGATGAAAATAAGTTTTATGAAAAAGAACATTTGACATATGTATATGTTAATGAACTTTCAAACTATTTATGTGGAAAAAGTAGACCTGGGCATTTTCAGGGGGTTTGTACTGTAGTAAATAAATTATTCAATATAATTAAACCAACTAGAGCTTATTTTGGGAAAAAAGATTATCAGCAATTAATAATTATAAAGAAAATGGTAGAAGATCTTTCAATGGATATAGAAATAATAAGTTGCAATATTGTAAGAGAACTAGATGGTTTAGCTTTAAGCTCTAGGAACAAATATTTATCTGATGATGAAAGACTTGAAGCTCTAAATATTTATAAATCATTAAAATATGCTAAAGATAAAATATTAAATGGAGAAAAAAATTCGGATATCATAAAGAAGGATATTGAAAATATTTTAAAAAGTGGTAAAAAAACTAAAATTGATTACATTGAAATAGTTGATAAATATTCTCTTAAGCCAAAAGTTCTTATAGATAAAGATACTTTAATAGCAATAGCATGTTTTGTTGGTTCAACAAGGTTAATTGATAATATTTTAATAGAAGATTTCATAAATTAA
- the panB gene encoding 3-methyl-2-oxobutanoate hydroxymethyltransferase, which translates to MKNFNSLQKKKKEKIPIIMVTAYNFYIAKIIDQIEEIDAILVGDSMANVEYGYESTIQITFEQMLDRVKIVSQNTLNKPVIADMPFLSYGVEIKYDILNCGRMIKEGYANAIKIEGGKEKIELIKRLSDIGVPVQGHIGLKPQHHNKEGGYKIAGKTDKEIEELLDDAIQLQNAGIFSLILECVTDEASKIITESLKIPTIGIGSGKNVDGQIAVINDLLGLSYYIPSFTKKYVDLNTIIKETLISWCNDIYSGKYPEKWFNKKDK; encoded by the coding sequence ATGAAAAATTTTAATAGTTTACAAAAGAAAAAAAAAGAAAAAATACCTATTATAATGGTTACTGCTTATAATTTTTACATTGCTAAAATAATTGATCAAATTGAAGAGATAGATGCTATTTTAGTTGGTGATTCGATGGCAAATGTAGAATATGGTTATGAAAGCACAATTCAAATAACTTTTGAACAAATGCTTGATAGAGTTAAAATTGTTTCACAAAATACATTAAATAAACCAGTGATTGCTGATATGCCTTTTCTATCTTATGGTGTTGAGATTAAGTATGATATTTTAAATTGTGGAAGGATGATAAAAGAGGGATATGCAAATGCTATTAAAATTGAAGGTGGTAAAGAAAAAATAGAATTAATTAAAAGACTTTCTGATATTGGTGTTCCTGTACAGGGGCATATAGGTCTTAAACCTCAACATCATAATAAAGAAGGAGGTTATAAAATTGCAGGTAAAACAGATAAAGAGATTGAGGAATTACTTGATGATGCAATACAGCTTCAAAATGCAGGAATATTCTCATTAATTTTAGAATGTGTAACTGATGAAGCTTCAAAGATTATAACAGAAAGCCTTAAAATTCCAACTATAGGAATAGGTTCAGGTAAGAATGTTGATGGGCAAATTGCAGTGATAAATGATCTGTTGGGATTATCTTATTACATTCCAAGTTTCACAAAAAAATATGTAGATTTAAATACTATAATAAAAGAAACCTTAATTAGTTGGTGCAATGATATATATTCTGGAAAATACCCTGAAAAATGGTTTAATAAAAAAGATAAATAA